One genomic window of Gossypium hirsutum isolate 1008001.06 chromosome D11, Gossypium_hirsutum_v2.1, whole genome shotgun sequence includes the following:
- the LOC107913026 gene encoding GATA transcription factor 5 has protein sequence MECVEVALKTSFRKEMALKPSPQAFLEDIWVVNGQNGVSCDDFSVDDLFDFSNEEGFLQQKREDEEDEEEEEVPASSSLPKRQKLSQDNAHFSNDSTTNFGYGSLSTNELAVPADDVENLEWLSHFVEDSFSEHSTVYPTGTLMEKPKLLDGKLPEPEKSVTTTACFETPVPAKARSKRVRTGGRVWSLVATPSLTESSSSSTSSSSSSSPSPWMFCPNSGSGSIFEPSEPLSVEKPPVKKHKKRPSTDTTGCNGTQPTRRCSHCGVTKTPQWRAGPMGAKTLCNACGVRFKSGRLLPEYRPACSPTFSSELHSNHHRKVLEMRRKKETLGQVEPGLTPPVVPSFG, from the exons ATGGAATGCGTTGAGGTAGCTTTGAAGACCAGTTTTAGAAAGGAAATGGCTTTGAAACCAAGCCCCCAGGCGTTTTTGGAGGATATTTGGGTTGTTAATGGACAAAATGGGGTGTCTTGCGATGATTTTTCAGTTGACGACCTCTTTGACTTCAGTAACGAAGAGGGTTTCCTTCAACAGAAACGTGAGGATGAAGAAgatgaggaggaagaagaagtACCAGCTTCTTCTTCTTTGCCTAAGAGACAAAAGCTAAGCCAAGACAACGCCCACTTCTCTAACGACAGTACTACAAATTTCGGTTATGGTTCCTTGTCCACCAACGAACTCGCTGTTCCG gcggatgacgttgagaacCTCGAATGGCTGTCTCATTTCGTGGAGGATTCCTTCTCGGAGCACTCTACGGTGTATCCGACCGGGACGTTAATGGAAAAGCCCAAGTTACTTGACGGCAAATTGCCCGAACCGGAAAAATCAGTTACGACGACGGCATGTTTCGAAACTCCTGTTCCAGCAAAAGCCAGAAGCAAGCGCGTTCGAACCGGAGGCCGAGTTTGGTCCCTTGTCGCCACCCCTTCTCTCACAGAATCCTCTTCGAGTTCCACGTCATCATCTTCCTCCTCAAGCCCTTCCCCTTGGATGTTTTGCCCCAACAGTGGTTCGGGTTCAATCTTTGAACCGTCTGAACCTCTCTCTGTTGAAAAGCCGCCGGTTAAGAAGCATAAGAAGAGACCGTCAACCGACACAACAGGTTGCAATGGGACCCAGCCGACGCGTAGGTGCAGCCATTGTGGAGTTACTAAGACGCCACAATGGAGAGCCGGTCCAATGGGGGCTAAGACTTTGTGTAACGCATGCGGAGTCAGGTTTAAGTCGGGCCGGCTTTTACCCGAGTATAGACCGGCTTGTAGTCCGACGTTTTCTAGCGAGTTACACTCGAACCATCACCGGAAAGTGCTAGAGATGCGGCGCAAGAAAGAGACATTGGGTCAGGTCGAACCCGGTCTAACGCCTCCAGTTGTGCCCAGTTTTGGATAA
- the LOC107911060 gene encoding glycine-rich RNA-binding protein GRP2A, giving the protein MEMRREVRVLFLVTVVLIGCQSGVVGRDEFERKNEVPGWSNSTSTESRSFIEDVQHKGTNSSAETLVQTNINLSHAGKGGGNGGGGGGGGGNGNGGGEGKPHKKRNHKGHGWGGGNGEGGGGRGGQGEGWGWGGGNGGGGNHGGTRKAIGGKAPSPSATPDHAR; this is encoded by the exons ATGGAAATGAGAAGAGAAGTTAGAGTTTTGTTTCTAGTAACGGTGGTGTTGATCGGCTGCCAGAGTGGGGTTGTTGGAAGGGATGAGTTTGAGAGGAAAAATGAGGTTCCAGGGTGGTCCAATTCTACTTCTACTGAGAGCCGTAGTTTTATTGAAGATGTACAACACAAAGGCACAAATTCTTCAGCAGAAACTTTAGTCCAAACCAATATTAATCTTAGCCATGCTGGGAAAGGAGGAGGAAATggtggtggaggtggag gtggaggtggaaATGGAAATGGTGGAGGAGAAGGTAAACCACACAAGAAAAGAAACCACAAAGGTCACGGATGGGGTGGAGGCAATGGAGAAGGTGGTGGGGGTAGGGGTGGCCAAGGTGAAGGATGGGGTTGGGGAGGAGGTAACGGTGGCGGTGGAAACCATGGTGGAACAAGAAAAGCAATTGGAGGGAAAGCTCCCTCTCCTTCTGCAACGCCAGACCATGCACGTTGA